Within Synechococcus sp. NB0720_010, the genomic segment ACGGTTCTAGTGGGTGAGTTGGGTCTGGGCGGCCAGTTGCGTCCCGTGGGGCAGCTGGAGCAGCGCCTGCAGGAGGCGGCTCGCTTGGGCTTCAACCGGGCTGTGGTCCCCAAGGGCTCCGGCTTGGGTCGGCTGGCGGCCGGCTTGGACCTACAACTTCACGAGGCGGGGAGCGTCGCTGAAGCCCTGGTGGCGGCCCTGGGGGTGAACCCCGCCGATGACAGGGCTTAATCCCCCAACGTCGACTCAGAAGTAGACGTCAACGCTGCCGCGGCCGCTGGTCTTGAGCCAGTTCTGGGCTTCGATGTAGTTGTTGGGTGCCAGACGGATGGCCTTGCCCCAGAAGTCCGCCGCCAGATCAAAGCGGCGATCGGCTTCATCCCTCTCGCCCTGCTCTTCGGCGATGGAGCCCAGGTGGTGGTGAATCACCGCCATGTTGTTCAGCGCCTGGGGCATCTTGCCGTTGAGATCCAGGGCCTGGCCGTAGTGCTCGAGAGCCTTTTCGTGCTCGCCATTGCTGGCAAACACCAGGGCCATGTTGTAGAGGATGAAGGCCTTGTCGTTGGGGTCTTCCTCAAGCTTGAGCGCTTCGGCGTAGTTGTCCAGCGCTTCGGCGTATTCACCGTCCGCCTGGGCGCTCATGCCATCGCGGTAGTACGCAAACGCTTCTTTGGCCCGTTGGTTGGTGGGCAGCACCTTGAGGATCAGGTCCGCCATCACCGTGAAGCTCTTGTCGATGAAGTTGTCGTTGCGCTGGGAGCGGGGCACGGCTTGCACCTGAGCTTCGTCGCCCCATCCTGACTTGTGCCCTGCGGATCAGGGGAGAACCGTGAGAACTCCCTAGCCTGGGGCTCCTCTCTGTGTCTTCGTGTCTCCAGAGCTCGAGCCAGCAGCCCAGCCGGTGGCGCCGCTCTTGCTGGATGTGGAGGGCATGAAGTGCGGCGGTTGTGTCCGCGCGGTGGAACAGCGCTTGCTGGCCCAACCCGGAGTGCGGCAGGCCAGCGTGAATTTGCTCAACCGGACGGCCTGGGTGGGACTGGACCCCGACGTCCAGGAACCAGCCCAGCCCTTAATTGAGGCCCTGGCGGCGATGGGCTACTCCGCCGCGTTGCGGAGCCTCGATGACGAGGACCGGCCCTTGAGCCTGGCGCAGCGGCAGCAACAGTTCAGTTGGTGGCAGCGCTGGCGCCAGCTGATGGTGGCGCTTCTGCTGCTCGTGTTCTCGGTCTTCGGGCACCTGGCGGAAGCCGGTCAGCTGCCCCTTGCCCCCCTGGCGGACATTCGCCTGCATGCGCTGGTGGCGACCGCGGCTCTGCTGCTGCCGGGGCGCCCGATCTTGGTTCAGGGTTGGCGTTCCGCCTGGGCCGGTGCCCCGGGAATGGACACCCTGGTGGGCTTGGGGATGGGCAGTGCCTACCTCGCGAGCCTGGTGGCCTTGCTCTGGCCGGCGGTTGGCTGGCAGTGCTTCTTCAACGAGCCGGTGATGCTGCTGGGCTTCGTTTTGATGGGGCGTTTCCTCGAGGAGCGGGCACGCTTTCGCACCGGACGGGCGCTGCAGGAGTTGGCCCGTTTGCAACCGGATCAGGCTCTGCTGGTGTTGGGCAGTGGCGCTCAGGTGCGGCTCGAGCCGGTGCGCGTCGGCGCCCTGCGCCCGGGGGATCGCCTGCGGCTGCTGCCGGGGGATCGGGTCCCGGTGGACAGCCGCGTGCTCGAGGGCAAGTCGAGCTTGGATGTCTCCAGCCTGACCGGTGAACCCCTGCCGTTGCTGGCGGGTGTCGGTCAGGAGCTCGCGGCGGGTTCCTTGAATCTGCAGGCGACCCTGGAGCTTGAGGTGCTGCGCCCCGGCCGCGAGAGCGCCGTGGCGCGAATCATTGCTTTGGTGGAAAGCGCTCAGGCCCGCAAGGCGCCGATTCAAACCCTCACCGATCGGGTGGCGGGGCGCTTCAGCGTCGTGGTGATGCTGTTGGCCCTGGGCACGTTCTTGTTCTGGTGGTTGATTGGCGCCCAGCTCTGGCCGCACGTCTTAAGCGCTGCACCGGCACTCCACCAGCACGGCGGGCACCGCAGCCTGGGCTTGGCGGCTGAAACACCGTTTGTCCTGGGACTTCAGCTCAGCATCGCGGTCCTGGTGGTGGCCTGCCCTTGCGCCTTGGGACTGGCGACGCCAACGGCCATCACCGTGGGGAGTGGCCGGGCCGCGCGTTCGGGGGTGCTGTTTCGCGGTGGCGATGTGATCGAGGCGGCCTCCCGTCTGGGCACGCTCTTCTTTGACAAGACGGGGACGCTGACGGTCGGTCGCCCCACGGTGCGGGCCGTGATGCTGGCTGACCCTGGCGGCAGCGAATCGACCCTGATTCAGCTGGCGGCCAGCCTGGAGGCGCAGACCCGTCACCCTCTGGCCCATGCCCTGTTGCAGCGGGCGCAGCAGCTGGAGCTCCCGCTGCTCGAGGTGAGCGAAGCCAGCACCCTGGCTGGCGATGGCGTGCAAGCCCAGGTCACGGGCCATGGCCTGGCTCGGGTGGGACGACCAGCCTGGTTGCTCCAGGAGGGAGTGGAGATGGCCGAGGAGCATCGGCTGTGGTGGAGCGCGCAGGAAGAGCAGGGTGCGACGGTTGTGGCGGTCGCCACAAGTCAGTTGCAGGGCCTGATCGCCCTGGATGATCAGCCGCGTGGGGATGCTCCAGAGGCCCTGGCCCAGCTGCGCTCCATGGGACTGCGGTTGGGGTTGTTGAGCGGCGACCGCCAGGCGCCTGTGCGGCACCTGGCCAGCCAGTTGGGCTTGCCGCAAGAGGAGTTGGCCTGGGAACTGCTGCCGCAGCAGAAGCTGGAGCGGATCGATCAGGCACGTTCGGCCTCGAGCGGACCGGTGGGGATGGTGGGAGATGGCATTAATGACGCACCGGCCTTGGCCGCGGCAGACCTGGGTATAGCCGTTGGAACGGGAACCCAGATCGCCATCGATACCGCTGATTTGGTGGTGCTCGGCGAACGCCTGGAGGCGATCCCGATGGCGCTACGGCTCGCGCGTCAAACCATGGCCAAGGTGAGGCAAAACCTGATTTGGGCCTTTGGCTACAACCTGGTGGTGTTGCCCATCGCCGCCGGGGTGCTCCTGCCAGGCTTTGGCGTCGTGCTGTCACCCCCGCTGGCAGCTCTGTTGATGGCAATGAGCTCAATCACTGTTGTCGTGAACGCACTGTTGTTGGGGCGCCATGACTAGGCGGGGTCGTTTTCTGGTCCTGGAGGGCATCGACGGCTGTGGCAAGACCACCCAGATCGAAGCCCTGAAGCAGTGGTTGCCCAGCAGCGGCTTGATGCCGGAGGGGGCGCAGTTGCTGGTGACCCGAGAGCCAGGTGGCACGGCCTTGGGCCAGGCCCTGCGCCAACTGCTGCTGCATCCGCCTGGGGACGCCGCCCCGGAGTCCACGGCGGAGTTGCTCCTCTACGCGGCCGATCGCGCTCAGCACGTTCAGCAGCGCATCGCTCCGGCCCTGGAGGCCGGCCACTGGGTGCTGAGCGATCGCTTTGTGGGGTCGACGGCGGCCTATCAGGGCTACGGCCGCGGCCTCTCCTTGGCGTTGATTGAGCAGCTGGCTGGAATCGCGACCGCCGGGCTGGAACCCGATCTCACGGCCTTGCTGGAGATCCCCTTGGCGGAGTCCCTGCGCCGCCGAGGCCATCGCCCGGCCGATCGCATCGAAGCCAGCGGCGAGGCCTTCCTGGCCCGGGTCTGTGCTGGTTTCACGGCCTTGGCCCAGCAATACGGCTGGTGCCGCATTGAGGCCAGCCAATCGCCAGAGGCAGTCAGCGCAGCCCTGCAGGCCGCCATCCAAGCCACCTGCACCAGCGATGGCTGAGCTGTTTGACGATCTGCTGGGGCAGCCCCAGGCGGTGGCCCTTCTGACTGCGGGACTGCAGCACCAGCGTCTGGCTCCGGCCTATCTCTTTTGCGGTCCCGACGGAGTGGGTCGTCGTCTGGCGGCATTGCGCTTCCTGGAGGGAGTGATTGCTGGGCTGGATGGCTCCCCTTCGGTGAGGCGTCGGCTGCAGGACGGCAACCATCCCGATTTGCTGTGGGTGGAGCCCACCTACTCCGACAAGGGTCAGCTGGTGCCGGCATCCCAGGCGGAGGCCTCCGGCGTGAGTCGCAAGGCGCCCCCCCAGTTGCGCCTCGAGCAGGTCCGGGCCGTGTCGCAGTTTTTGGCCCGCCGACCGGTGGAGTCCCCCCGCTGCCTGGTGGTGATGGAGACCGTGGAGGCGATGGCCGAGGGCGCTGCCAATGCCCTGCTGAAGACCCTGGAGGAGCCCGGCGACGGGATGTTGATCCTGCTGACGGCCTCTCCGGATCGGCTGCTCAGCACGATTCGCTCCCGCTGCCAGTCGATCGCCTTCGCGCGGCTTGAACCCCAATTGCTGGAGGCGGTGCTGCAGCGCCATGGCCACGGGGGAATGGCCCAGGCCGGTGACCCGCCGGAGCTGCTGGAACTCGCGGCCGGCTCCCCAGGTGCCCTGCTGGAGCAACGGGCCCAATGGCAGGCCTTGCCGGAGGGCTTGGCCGAGCGTTGCAGCGCTTTTTCAGGCGGCGATGCAGCGCAGACCCCGCTGGTGGCCCTCTCCTTGGCCCGGGACCTGTGTGAGGCTCTGGATGTGGAGCAGCAGCTCTGGTTGTTGAACTGGTGGCAGCTGCGTCTCTGGCGTCAACGCCAGGATTCAGTCCCCTTGAAGCGCCTGGAGCAGCTCAGGGGGCAGCTGCGCAGCTACGTGCAACCGCGCTTGGCCTGGGAGGTGGCGTTGCTGTCGCTTTAGGCGGCCGTGCGCCGGTTGTCGCGGGCCTGCTGCACCAGTTGGGCCAGCTCCTCTTGATGGTCTCCGCTGGGGAGCTCTAGGCAGTAGCCAGCGCCGTAGACGGTCTTGATGAAGCGAGGTTTGCGGGGATCGGGCTCGAGCTTGGTGCGCAGGTGACGGACGTGGACGCGGATCGTTTCGATGTCGTCGTCGGGCTCGTAGCCCCAGACCTCTTTGAGAATCAGTGAGGGGGCCACGGTCTGGCCATGGCGCTGCAGCAGGCAGTGGAGCAGTTCGAACTCCAGGTGCGTCAGCCGCACGGGCTCGTCAAACCAGATCGCCTCAAAGCGCTCGGGGACGAGTGTCAGGCAGCCGTAGTTGAGGATTTCGTTGTGCTTGGTCGAGAGCGGCGCGCGATCGGAGCGGCGCAGGAGCGCTTTGATCCGCACCAGGAGCTCTTCGAGGTCAAACGGCTTCGCGAGGTAGTCGTCTGCACCGGAGTTGAAGCCGCTGACCTTGTCTTTGGTGCTCCCTAGGGCGGTGAGCATCAGCACCGGGATGCGGGAGGTGCGCTCATCGCGCCGGAGTCGCTGGCAGAGGGTCAGACCGTCGACCTTGGGCAGCATCAGATCCAGCAGGACCAGATCGGGGGTGTACTGCAGGGCCAGTGCTTGGCCTTTGATGCCGTCCTCGGCCCGCTGCACGTCGAAGCCGCTGTGCTCCAGGTGTCCGGCCACAAGCTCGCGCATGTCGCCGTCGTCTTCGATCAGCAGGATGCAGGGCTTCATGACTGGCTCCTCGGTAAACGGGGTCGCGGTTGCAGTGAAGGGCCGAAGTTCACCGTCGGTATTCTCCGCGGCTTTTTGTGCTTCTGCACAACATTGCTTCGCCTTGGCTTTGGCCTCTCGGCCAGCTGGCTTCAGTGCTGGAGACGGATCTGGGTAAATCGCCTCGGATCGCTCGGGTCTGAATCTTCAGCTTTTCTTTCGTCTTCTGGGTTGCGATTCCGGGTCGTTTGTTGTGAAGCGATTGCTGGCTTGAGATCAATGGCCAGCAAAAAGCCCCAGCCATGGGGCTGGGGCTTTGAGAAACTCCCCGGGCGGGATTCGAACCTGCGACCAATCGATTAACAGTCGACCGCTCTACCGCTGAGCTACCGAGGAATGATCCCTGTCGGGACCCGAAGAACATACCTTTCAGCCCTTCCTCGTCGCAAGGGGCCTGAGCTGGTTCTGGAGGGTTGTGCCGGCTTGCCAGGGACCGATGCTGCCCCGTTCCATCAGCGCGGCACCGTCGCACCAGTTCAGTTCCTCCAGTCGGTGCGTGATCCAGAGGGCGGTGATGGGTTGCTCGCCGCGGTGGCAGAGCTGATGGATCAGGTTGATGACTTCCTGTTGGCTGGTCTCATCGAGTAGGGCGGTGGGCTCGTCGAGCAGCAGCAGCTGGGCGTCGCTCGCCAGCGCTCCGGCGATCGCCAGGCGTTGCTTCTGGCCCCCACTGAGGCTGTGGATGGGGCGTTGGCGAAAGCCCCCAAGGCCCACCTGCTGGAGTGCATGGGTGACGCGCTCCAGCCGTTCGCTGCTCGGCAGATGGCTGGGAAGCGAGAGCTCGATGTCGCTGCCGCAGCTGGGCAGCAGCAGCTGGTGATCGGGGTTTTGGAACACCAAGGCCGGCTTGAGGGGGCGCTGCAGTTGGCCCTCGCTTGGCTCCAGCAGGCCGGCGATCAAGCGCAGCAGCGTGCTTTTGCCGCAGCCATTGCCGCCCACCAGCATCCAGAGGCCCGGGCGAGGAATGGAGAAGCTGCAGTGGTTGAGGGCGCGATGGCCGGTCGGCCAGGTGAAACCCAGTCGATCGGCCAGGAGAGCGGGCTGCCCTCCGCCTGCCTCAGCCATCGAAGCTGAAGCCAGGGCGCTTGCTGCCGCCACCGAGGCTGGATTTTTCGTAGGTCTGAACGGCCACGACCTCACTGGTCAGCAGGCTGATGCGCTTGCTCTCTTCTTTTTCGCAGGTCAGCTCCAGCAGGCGGGGCTGGCCGGACTCCATGGCCTGTTTGATCTGGTTGTAGAGATCCTGCGCGGCGCTTTGCTCCTTGCGCTGGACCGCGACGGGCATCGGGCTCAGCTTCAACGAGAGCTCAATTACAAACACAGGAGCAGAGTTTCAAGCAGGCTCCACTCTGGCGAACCGGCGCACCGGCTGCTGTTGGCCTGAGTACATCTACTCATTCGCTCCTTGGTCGCGATGGAAATTGCCCCAGGGCTCGCCGCCAGCTGCGCGTTACCCGTACAGTGCGCGTGTAACGCTTCATGAAGCCGCTCTCATGACGATCGCTGTAGGGCGCGCGCCGCAGCGGGGATGGTTCGACGTCCTCGATGACTGGCTCAAGCGCGACCGCTTCGTTTTTGTCGGGTGGTCGGGTCTGCTCCTGTTCCCCACTGCCTATCTGGCACTGGGTGGCTGGCTGACCGGCACCACCTTTGTCACCTCCTGGTACACCCACGGCATTGCCAGCTCCTATCTGGAGGGCTGCAACTTCCTCACCGCTGCGGTGAGCAGCCCGGCTGATGCCATGGGCCACTCTCTCCTTCTGCTCTGGGGCCCAGAAGCCCAGGGCGATTTCGT encodes:
- a CDS encoding ABC transporter ATP-binding protein, coding for MAEAGGGQPALLADRLGFTWPTGHRALNHCSFSIPRPGLWMLVGGNGCGKSTLLRLIAGLLEPSEGQLQRPLKPALVFQNPDHQLLLPSCGSDIELSLPSHLPSSERLERVTHALQQVGLGGFRQRPIHSLSGGQKQRLAIAGALASDAQLLLLDEPTALLDETSQQEVINLIHQLCHRGEQPITALWITHRLEELNWCDGAALMERGSIGPWQAGTTLQNQLRPLATRKG
- a CDS encoding DNA polymerase III subunit delta', producing the protein MAELFDDLLGQPQAVALLTAGLQHQRLAPAYLFCGPDGVGRRLAALRFLEGVIAGLDGSPSVRRRLQDGNHPDLLWVEPTYSDKGQLVPASQAEASGVSRKAPPQLRLEQVRAVSQFLARRPVESPRCLVVMETVEAMAEGAANALLKTLEEPGDGMLILLTASPDRLLSTIRSRCQSIAFARLEPQLLEAVLQRHGHGGMAQAGDPPELLELAAGSPGALLEQRAQWQALPEGLAERCSAFSGGDAAQTPLVALSLARDLCEALDVEQQLWLLNWWQLRLWRQRQDSVPLKRLEQLRGQLRSYVQPRLAWEVALLSL
- the tmk gene encoding dTMP kinase, whose product is MTRRGRFLVLEGIDGCGKTTQIEALKQWLPSSGLMPEGAQLLVTREPGGTALGQALRQLLLHPPGDAAPESTAELLLYAADRAQHVQQRIAPALEAGHWVLSDRFVGSTAAYQGYGRGLSLALIEQLAGIATAGLEPDLTALLEIPLAESLRRRGHRPADRIEASGEAFLARVCAGFTALAQQYGWCRIEASQSPEAVSAALQAAIQATCTSDG
- a CDS encoding cation-translocating P-type ATPase, which gives rise to MKCGGCVRAVEQRLLAQPGVRQASVNLLNRTAWVGLDPDVQEPAQPLIEALAAMGYSAALRSLDDEDRPLSLAQRQQQFSWWQRWRQLMVALLLLVFSVFGHLAEAGQLPLAPLADIRLHALVATAALLLPGRPILVQGWRSAWAGAPGMDTLVGLGMGSAYLASLVALLWPAVGWQCFFNEPVMLLGFVLMGRFLEERARFRTGRALQELARLQPDQALLVLGSGAQVRLEPVRVGALRPGDRLRLLPGDRVPVDSRVLEGKSSLDVSSLTGEPLPLLAGVGQELAAGSLNLQATLELEVLRPGRESAVARIIALVESAQARKAPIQTLTDRVAGRFSVVVMLLALGTFLFWWLIGAQLWPHVLSAAPALHQHGGHRSLGLAAETPFVLGLQLSIAVLVVACPCALGLATPTAITVGSGRAARSGVLFRGGDVIEAASRLGTLFFDKTGTLTVGRPTVRAVMLADPGGSESTLIQLAASLEAQTRHPLAHALLQRAQQLELPLLEVSEASTLAGDGVQAQVTGHGLARVGRPAWLLQEGVEMAEEHRLWWSAQEEQGATVVAVATSQLQGLIALDDQPRGDAPEALAQLRSMGLRLGLLSGDRQAPVRHLASQLGLPQEELAWELLPQQKLERIDQARSASSGPVGMVGDGINDAPALAAADLGIAVGTGTQIAIDTADLVVLGERLEAIPMALRLARQTMAKVRQNLIWAFGYNLVVLPIAAGVLLPGFGVVLSPPLAALLMAMSSITVVVNALLLGRHD
- a CDS encoding photosystem I assembly protein Ycf3, which encodes MPRSQRNDNFIDKSFTVMADLILKVLPTNQRAKEAFAYYRDGMSAQADGEYAEALDNYAEALKLEEDPNDKAFILYNMALVFASNGEHEKALEHYGQALDLNGKMPQALNNMAVIHHHLGSIAEEQGERDEADRRFDLAADFWGKAIRLAPNNYIEAQNWLKTSGRGSVDVYF
- a CDS encoding response regulator transcription factor; translation: MKPCILLIEDDGDMRELVAGHLEHSGFDVQRAEDGIKGQALALQYTPDLVLLDLMLPKVDGLTLCQRLRRDERTSRIPVLMLTALGSTKDKVSGFNSGADDYLAKPFDLEELLVRIKALLRRSDRAPLSTKHNEILNYGCLTLVPERFEAIWFDEPVRLTHLEFELLHCLLQRHGQTVAPSLILKEVWGYEPDDDIETIRVHVRHLRTKLEPDPRKPRFIKTVYGAGYCLELPSGDHQEELAQLVQQARDNRRTAA